The Flavobacterium faecale genome has a segment encoding these proteins:
- a CDS encoding RagB/SusD family nutrient uptake outer membrane protein codes for MKKHIYKKLFVAVALTLSISGCQKDWLDETNPNIISTDNFWKNTKDLQTGLTAVYKGFASPKNHALIQELARTDLAWANGYQRPANSNPYYLQIFTNAEQPINDKWAANYTTIFRANQVILAAERIIPTLTVATDIDFANKILAQARFFRGFHYFNLYHSFNGGVLPIFDDVPVSEADFYRPMQTAENVKKFFLADLEYAVKNLPAAWTGKDKGRASAGAAEALIGQTYLYENNFTEAAPYFKRVIDNYGYKLMPNIGSNFTTMDELNDESILEISYATGYTDNYNNYDSRDVASSAGLQLQFTGAPGTYFGAVVANWLIKEYRNDVMDTKDERNYVIDKTTGNKRLRKFSLRTSWSVAVVDDVDMPYYLRAETGQAAIFNVNMTCFWRKHTNWDLTRGENILSPGKTRSGINERLIRLGGIQLQYAECLLEMGDVDGALVQINKIRKRSGLQLLGLINSGEFPANDHDNVVYTKESLTKHLRYKEYPLELSAEGYGCERNVDLRRWNVKLDRFKELAARRYYSKEFVTKDEMGATVTRWGSIVVEVPAGDPLANSTWNEFQEAAKNYNAAAHAYFPLPNGEIITNPKLYEIVGN; via the coding sequence ATGAAAAAACATATATACAAAAAACTATTTGTAGCCGTAGCTTTAACGCTAAGCATAAGTGGTTGTCAGAAAGACTGGTTGGATGAAACCAACCCAAACATTATCTCTACCGATAATTTTTGGAAAAACACTAAAGATTTACAAACAGGATTAACAGCTGTTTACAAAGGATTTGCAAGTCCAAAAAATCATGCGCTTATTCAAGAATTAGCACGTACAGATTTGGCATGGGCTAATGGTTACCAAAGACCCGCTAATAGTAACCCGTACTATTTGCAAATTTTCACCAATGCAGAGCAACCAATCAATGATAAATGGGCGGCAAACTATACTACTATTTTTAGAGCCAATCAAGTTATTCTGGCAGCAGAGAGAATTATTCCAACGTTAACGGTTGCAACTGATATTGATTTTGCAAATAAGATTTTGGCGCAAGCACGATTCTTTAGAGGATTTCACTATTTCAATCTGTACCATTCATTTAATGGTGGAGTGCTTCCAATTTTTGATGACGTACCTGTAAGTGAAGCTGATTTTTACAGACCAATGCAAACTGCAGAAAATGTAAAGAAATTTTTTCTTGCTGATTTGGAATATGCAGTAAAAAATTTACCTGCTGCATGGACTGGAAAAGACAAAGGTAGAGCCTCTGCAGGAGCGGCAGAAGCGTTGATAGGACAAACCTATTTGTATGAGAATAATTTTACTGAAGCTGCTCCGTACTTTAAGCGCGTTATTGATAATTACGGTTACAAATTGATGCCAAACATTGGTAGTAACTTTACGACTATGGACGAGTTGAATGATGAGTCTATTCTTGAAATATCATATGCTACTGGTTATACAGACAACTACAACAATTATGACAGTAGAGATGTAGCGAGTTCAGCAGGTTTGCAATTACAATTTACAGGTGCTCCTGGAACCTATTTTGGTGCAGTTGTAGCCAACTGGTTGATCAAAGAATACAGAAATGATGTTATGGACACCAAAGATGAACGAAATTATGTAATTGATAAAACTACTGGAAACAAACGTTTAAGAAAATTTAGTTTAAGAACGTCTTGGTCTGTAGCAGTTGTTGATGATGTTGATATGCCTTATTATTTAAGAGCAGAAACGGGTCAAGCTGCAATCTTCAACGTGAATATGACTTGTTTTTGGAGAAAGCATACCAACTGGGATTTGACTAGAGGTGAAAATATATTGTCTCCTGGTAAAACTCGTTCAGGTATCAATGAAAGGCTGATTCGTTTGGGTGGAATTCAATTGCAATATGCTGAGTGTTTACTTGAAATGGGTGATGTTGACGGTGCATTAGTTCAAATTAATAAGATAAGAAAGCGTTCAGGATTGCAATTGTTAGGATTGATAAATTCAGGTGAGTTTCCTGCAAATGATCATGATAATGTGGTTTACACTAAAGAATCTTTGACTAAACATTTACGATACAAAGAATATCCATTAGAATTATCTGCTGAGGGTTATGGTTGTGAAAGAAATGTGGATTTAAGAAGATGGAACGTTAAACTAGATCGTTTCAAAGAATTGGCGGCAAGAAGATATTATTCTAAAGAGTTCGTTACCAAAGATGAGATGGGTGCAACTGTAACAAGATGGGGATCAATCGTTGTTGAAGTTCCTGCAGGAGATCCTTTGGCAAATTCTACTTGGAATGAGTTTCAAGAAGCGGCCAAAAATTACAATGCAGCGGCTCATGCTTATTTCCCATTACCAAATGGAGAGATAATAACCAATCCTAAATTGTATGAAATTGTTGGAAATTAA
- the dnaX gene encoding DNA polymerase III subunit gamma/tau translates to MEQFIVSARKYRPQTFKDVVGQKAITNTLLNAIENNHLASALLFTGPRGVGKTTCARILARKINQPGYDDLEEDFSFNVFELDAASNNSVDDIRNLIDQVRIPPQTGKYKVYIIDEVHMLSSAAFNAFLKTLEEPPKHAIFILATTEKHKIIPTILSRCQIFDFKRITVKDAKEHLAEVATSQGITFEDDALHIIAQKADGAMRDALSIFDRVVSYCGTNLTRQAVTENLNVLDYETYITITDLLIENKIPDLLLAFDAILAKGFDSHHFVSGLASHFRDLLVSKTPATLSLLEAGEQAQKLYGVQAQKCEADFLLKGIAIANECDLKYKLSQNQRLLVELCLMQLASITFDGEKKKLSLS, encoded by the coding sequence ATGGAACAATTTATCGTATCGGCTAGAAAATATCGTCCTCAAACATTTAAAGATGTTGTGGGACAAAAAGCGATTACCAATACGCTACTTAATGCCATTGAAAACAATCACTTGGCCTCAGCTCTGTTGTTTACAGGACCTAGAGGAGTTGGTAAAACGACTTGCGCCCGTATTTTGGCTCGAAAAATAAACCAACCTGGATATGATGATTTAGAAGAAGATTTCTCTTTTAATGTATTCGAATTAGATGCTGCCTCAAACAACTCTGTTGATGACATCAGGAACCTAATTGACCAAGTACGTATCCCGCCACAAACAGGAAAATACAAGGTATATATCATTGATGAGGTCCACATGCTATCTTCTGCCGCTTTTAATGCTTTCTTGAAAACATTGGAAGAGCCACCAAAGCATGCCATTTTTATTCTAGCAACTACAGAAAAACATAAAATCATACCAACGATTCTTTCTCGTTGTCAAATCTTTGATTTTAAAAGAATCACAGTTAAAGACGCAAAAGAACACCTTGCTGAAGTAGCTACAAGCCAAGGAATCACCTTTGAAGACGATGCTTTACACATCATTGCCCAAAAAGCAGATGGTGCTATGCGTGATGCTTTGTCAATATTTGACCGTGTTGTTTCCTATTGTGGTACCAATTTAACAAGACAAGCTGTTACCGAAAATCTAAATGTTCTTGATTACGAAACATATATCACGATCACCGATTTATTGATAGAAAATAAAATTCCAGATTTGCTATTGGCTTTTGATGCTATTTTGGCAAAAGGATTTGATTCACACCATTTTGTATCCGGTCTCGCTAGTCATTTTAGAGATTTATTGGTGAGCAAAACACCTGCTACCTTAAGTTTACTTGAAGCTGGTGAACAAGCGCAAAAATTGTATGGAGTTCAGGCTCAAAAATGTGAAGCAGACTTTTTATTGAAAGGTATAGCGATTGCCAATGAGTGTGATTTAAAATACAAACTGAGTCAAAATCAGCGTTTGCTCGTGGAACTTTGCTTGATGCAATTGGCCTCTATCACTTTTGATGGAGAAAAAAAAAAGTTGAGTCTTTCATAA
- a CDS encoding SusC/RagA family TonB-linked outer membrane protein: MKFNLKTNWKLKSRLMAIMLLSSFGVLQAQKIQTVSGKVTGDGGPLPGVSVIIKDSKGKSAVTDFDGNYQIQAKDTDVLSFSYIGFMTQNAKVNGRTSINVNLKESLNELDNVVVVGYGTQRKKEVTGAVSRVKEEDVAKSATSDLGSALQGLIAGVNVTSSSGDPGAEANVQIRGLSSVLGSNRPLYVVDGIPYDANPNISMNEIETIDVLKDAASAAIYGTRGSAGVILITTKQPKVGIMKVKLDSYYGVQSNYRHMPVPTVEEKLYMEFINKNNQSGTVFGNSWTTIEANPTQLTNNSNFYNVIENDLAPIQSHNLSISGGKDGLSYTINGGYFGQQGSLINSNYERYNVRANTQFNKGNWKITTGLSARNEYTQYSPWGLILDAVKYNPYGNQVTADQTQIDNSNGDANETTRLSYIGAKLQTNDKSFRDYFDGNISAEYSFNKNLKYTVRGAVSYDNSSRFTINPSFIAYDNQGVLIPTQQSKIRNLSSRATKQTLEHILNYNKKFGNHNLGLTAVYSSEQYTYGEFYAEKFDIVDNDITVLNGANGLANAGSGNNQWTQNRMTKFIGTLGRAQYNYKGKYLLSVSARRDGSSKFNQQHFQWFPSASIGWNASDEEWWKPIKGIVSNFKARASRGSTGNSGVADYSYSAGIDLNNDYVLGTGADQNYIQGGIQTAFANKNVKWETSVSTNLGFDFGFLNNKLTLTSDFYVTQKKDMLFPVLLPPTAGGGSGSDVVLNVGDMKNTGIELAMNYRTGKKFKHDLGVNFTKNSNTVTKMSGTNKLLYFDGSTISGQDNDQDKVSALAEGYVAGAFFLMKTDGVVQSSEELIEYQKLDPTAKLGDLRYVDSDGDGKITNDDRRFAGSGTPDFEIGLNYSANFKNFDFSMQWYGSFGAEIINGGKALGYKSSNNKDLIYQWTAQNPTSQVPADRGALHNNYRGWSDYWLEDGTFVRLRNVSLGYTVPNNVVNKLSLTKLRFFVSAQNPLRITKYKGYDPEVGNNGLSTRGIDKGTVPQSSKVTAGLQLEF, encoded by the coding sequence ATGAAATTCAATTTAAAAACTAATTGGAAACTCAAATCAAGATTGATGGCGATAATGCTGCTTTCTAGCTTTGGTGTACTCCAAGCACAAAAAATCCAAACGGTATCTGGAAAAGTTACTGGTGATGGAGGTCCTTTACCAGGTGTAAGTGTTATCATAAAAGATTCGAAAGGAAAAAGTGCGGTAACGGACTTTGATGGTAACTACCAAATTCAGGCTAAAGATACGGATGTCTTATCATTTAGTTATATCGGTTTTATGACTCAAAATGCAAAAGTAAACGGAAGAACTTCAATAAACGTTAACTTAAAAGAGTCCCTAAATGAATTAGACAATGTAGTCGTTGTTGGGTACGGTACACAAAGAAAAAAAGAAGTAACTGGGGCTGTTAGCCGTGTTAAAGAAGAAGACGTAGCAAAATCAGCAACTTCAGATTTGGGTTCTGCTTTACAAGGATTGATTGCAGGGGTAAATGTAACGTCAAGTTCTGGAGATCCTGGAGCAGAGGCGAACGTTCAAATTCGTGGATTATCATCTGTTTTGGGGAGTAATAGACCATTGTACGTTGTGGATGGTATACCTTATGATGCCAATCCAAACATTAGTATGAATGAGATTGAAACTATTGATGTTTTAAAAGATGCTGCTTCGGCTGCTATTTATGGAACTAGAGGTTCTGCTGGGGTAATATTAATTACTACTAAGCAACCAAAGGTTGGAATCATGAAAGTTAAACTGGATAGTTACTATGGTGTTCAAAGTAATTACAGACATATGCCTGTACCTACCGTAGAAGAAAAACTATACATGGAATTCATAAATAAAAATAATCAAAGTGGAACTGTATTTGGGAATTCTTGGACTACTATCGAGGCAAATCCTACGCAGTTAACTAATAATAGTAATTTTTATAATGTTATTGAAAATGATCTAGCGCCTATTCAAAGTCATAATCTTAGTATCTCAGGTGGTAAAGATGGATTGTCTTATACTATTAACGGTGGATATTTTGGACAACAAGGTTCGTTAATCAATTCAAACTACGAGCGTTATAATGTAAGAGCTAATACTCAGTTTAACAAGGGGAATTGGAAAATTACAACTGGATTATCTGCAAGAAATGAATACACACAATATTCGCCTTGGGGATTGATTTTGGATGCTGTAAAATATAATCCATATGGAAATCAAGTTACGGCAGATCAAACTCAAATTGACAATTCTAATGGAGATGCCAATGAGACGACACGTTTATCTTATATTGGAGCAAAGTTACAGACTAATGATAAAAGCTTCAGAGATTATTTTGACGGAAATATTAGTGCAGAATACAGCTTTAATAAAAATTTAAAATATACGGTTAGGGGAGCAGTTAGTTATGACAATTCTTCACGTTTTACAATAAACCCTTCTTTTATTGCTTATGATAATCAAGGAGTATTAATACCTACTCAACAATCTAAAATTAGAAATTTAAGTTCAAGAGCGACCAAACAAACGCTAGAGCATATTTTAAATTATAATAAGAAATTTGGAAATCATAATTTAGGTTTGACTGCTGTTTATTCTTCTGAGCAATATACGTATGGTGAATTCTACGCCGAAAAATTTGATATTGTTGATAATGATATTACGGTTTTAAATGGCGCCAACGGGCTAGCTAATGCTGGATCAGGTAACAACCAATGGACACAAAATAGAATGACTAAGTTTATTGGTACATTGGGTAGAGCGCAGTACAATTACAAAGGGAAATACCTATTGAGCGTGAGTGCACGTCGAGATGGATCATCAAAATTTAATCAACAGCACTTTCAATGGTTCCCATCGGCATCGATTGGTTGGAATGCTTCAGATGAAGAATGGTGGAAACCGATTAAAGGAATTGTTTCAAATTTCAAAGCGAGAGCGAGTAGAGGTAGTACAGGAAATTCTGGTGTAGCTGATTATTCTTATAGTGCAGGTATTGATTTGAATAATGATTATGTCTTGGGTACAGGGGCAGATCAAAATTACATTCAGGGAGGAATTCAAACTGCTTTTGCAAACAAAAATGTAAAGTGGGAAACTTCAGTTTCGACCAACTTAGGATTTGATTTTGGTTTTTTAAATAACAAACTAACCTTGACTTCTGATTTCTATGTAACGCAGAAGAAAGACATGTTGTTTCCTGTTTTATTACCTCCAACAGCTGGTGGTGGTTCTGGATCTGATGTGGTTTTGAATGTTGGTGACATGAAAAACACTGGTATTGAATTGGCGATGAATTACAGAACTGGAAAAAAATTCAAACATGACTTAGGAGTTAACTTTACTAAAAACAGCAATACCGTTACCAAAATGAGTGGTACCAACAAATTGTTGTATTTTGATGGAAGTACAATATCAGGTCAAGATAATGACCAAGATAAAGTATCGGCTTTGGCAGAAGGTTATGTTGCAGGTGCCTTTTTCTTGATGAAAACAGATGGTGTGGTTCAAAGCTCAGAGGAGTTAATTGAATATCAAAAACTTGATCCTACGGCTAAACTAGGAGATCTACGTTATGTAGATTCTGATGGTGATGGAAAAATCACTAACGACGACCGTAGATTTGCGGGTAGTGGTACTCCAGATTTTGAAATAGGTTTAAATTATTCAGCCAATTTTAAAAACTTCGATTTCTCAATGCAATGGTATGGTTCATTTGGAGCAGAGATCATCAATGGTGGAAAAGCATTAGGATATAAATCATCAAACAACAAAGATTTAATTTACCAATGGACAGCTCAAAACCCTACCTCTCAAGTTCCTGCAGATAGAGGTGCATTGCACAATAACTACAGAGGTTGGTCAGATTATTGGTTAGAAGATGGGACGTTTGTGAGACTTCGTAATGTTTCTTTGGGATACACTGTTCCTAATAATGTAGTAAACAAATTAAGTTTAACCAAATTACGCTTCTTTGTATCGGCTCAAAACCCGTTACGTATTACTAAGTATAAAGGATATGATCCTGAAGTAGGGAATAACGGTTTAAGTACTCGTGGTATTGATAAGGGAACCGTTCCTCAAAGTTCAAAAGTAACTGCTGGTTTGCAACTCGAATTTTAA
- a CDS encoding DNA polymerase III subunit gamma/tau — translation MEESSKNFVKPVNHTVLPTEPFTETEMLIQWNNYAKKLGNKGYRIMESLLMINDPKLVGTTQITIELPNEGSKLDFESEKIGLLGHLRGHLHNHDITIDVIVNEAMENKRSLNDTDRYNRLLEINPNIEILRTTFGLEVHL, via the coding sequence TTGGAAGAAAGCAGTAAAAACTTTGTAAAACCCGTCAATCATACGGTATTGCCAACAGAGCCTTTTACAGAAACCGAAATGCTAATTCAATGGAACAACTACGCAAAAAAACTCGGAAATAAAGGATACCGAATCATGGAATCCTTATTAATGATTAACGATCCCAAACTTGTAGGCACCACACAAATTACAATCGAACTCCCAAATGAAGGGTCTAAATTGGATTTTGAGAGTGAAAAAATTGGATTACTAGGACATTTACGTGGCCACTTACACAATCACGACATTACCATCGATGTAATTGTTAACGAAGCCATGGAAAACAAACGTAGCCTGAACGATACCGATCGCTACAACCGTCTACTGGAAATTAATCCAAATATCGAAATCTTACGCACTACTTTTGGCTTAGAAGTACATTTGTAA
- a CDS encoding PIG-L family deacetylase has product MHPYFTKSFFVVLCSAQLISAQKPQKPTSGEIYNQIQKLNFLGSVLYIAAHPDDENTKLISYLSNEKKARTAYLSLTRGDGGQNLIGPELREQLGVIRTQELLEARKIDGGQQFFSRANDFGFSKTPVETLEIWDKKNVLADVVWAIRKFQPDIIINRFDHRTSGDTHGHHSASALLSVESFDLTNNPKIYPEQLAYVKPWQVKKQFFNPSYWFYGSQAKFDATDKSNFVAFQTGVFYTNLGKSNAEMAALSRSSHQSQGFGSTGSRGDELEYLEPINGLKSNSKNDIFDGIDTSWNRVPGGKPVGVLISKIIKNYNYNRPDLSIPNLVKAYEMIQLLDETHWKTIKSEEIKNCIINCAGLYLEAVSNQPTATAGETLQLTLEAINRSEAKVELESVTTYPDQKSTTQNIALTNNLDRKFKVAMTIPANTEATQPYWLKEPGTLGMYAVKNQENIGIPDIIRTNKVFFFLKVNGLEIKIERPIVYKYNHPAKGEMYEYLDIIPEASTNFVEKVVLFNSNNAKEIAVVVNAGKDHLKGELQLELPEGWKVTPAKFDVNLVKKGTDKTYTFSVTPPAKATEVYAKSSLTINGKKYNSEQINIEYPHIAKQQILQEAESKFIKLDINIGSQKIGYIMGAGDAVPASLIQMGYDLSFLNPDEITTESIRPFDVIITGIRAYNTIQPLVNKQAILFDFVKSGKTMIVQYNTPSLLAGVQLAPYPLTLSTNRVTEENADVKFLAPNHPVLNYPNKITKEDFKGWTQEQGLYYPSSHAPEFTPILSAHDTGEAAVDGALLVAPYGKGYYVYTGLSFFRELPEGVAGAYRLMANLISLQNQTAEPNLKTTLKK; this is encoded by the coding sequence ATGCATCCATATTTTACAAAATCCTTTTTTGTCGTTCTTTGTTCTGCTCAACTTATTAGCGCGCAAAAACCACAAAAACCAACTAGTGGCGAAATCTATAATCAGATTCAGAAATTAAATTTCTTGGGCTCAGTACTCTATATTGCAGCACATCCCGATGATGAAAATACCAAATTAATATCTTATTTATCGAATGAAAAAAAGGCTAGAACGGCCTATTTATCGCTAACTAGAGGTGATGGAGGACAAAATTTAATTGGTCCTGAACTGCGCGAACAGCTAGGAGTCATTCGAACACAAGAATTATTAGAGGCTAGAAAAATCGATGGCGGACAGCAGTTTTTCTCTCGTGCCAATGATTTTGGTTTTTCGAAAACACCAGTTGAAACCTTAGAAATTTGGGACAAAAAAAACGTACTCGCTGATGTAGTTTGGGCGATTCGAAAATTCCAACCCGACATTATCATCAATCGTTTTGACCATCGTACCTCTGGAGATACGCACGGACACCACTCTGCCTCTGCGCTATTAAGTGTTGAAAGTTTTGATTTGACCAACAATCCAAAAATATATCCTGAACAACTGGCCTATGTAAAACCATGGCAGGTAAAAAAACAATTTTTCAATCCGTCTTACTGGTTTTATGGCAGTCAAGCGAAATTTGATGCAACTGATAAATCTAATTTTGTGGCTTTTCAAACGGGTGTTTTTTACACTAATTTAGGGAAATCAAATGCTGAAATGGCTGCTTTGAGCAGAAGTTCTCACCAATCGCAAGGTTTTGGTAGCACGGGTAGCCGAGGTGACGAACTCGAATATTTAGAACCTATCAACGGTTTGAAATCCAACTCCAAAAACGATATATTTGACGGAATAGACACGAGTTGGAACCGTGTTCCTGGTGGTAAACCTGTTGGTGTTTTGATTTCGAAAATAATCAAAAATTACAATTACAATCGACCTGACCTTAGTATTCCTAATTTGGTCAAAGCTTATGAGATGATCCAGTTATTAGACGAAACGCACTGGAAAACCATAAAATCAGAAGAGATAAAAAACTGCATCATAAATTGTGCTGGGTTGTATCTTGAAGCAGTAAGCAATCAACCGACTGCTACAGCAGGAGAAACGCTGCAACTGACGCTTGAAGCCATCAACAGATCGGAGGCTAAAGTAGAATTGGAAAGCGTAACCACTTACCCTGATCAAAAATCTACTACTCAAAATATAGCATTGACCAATAACCTAGATCGCAAGTTTAAAGTGGCGATGACAATTCCGGCAAACACCGAGGCTACACAACCCTATTGGTTGAAAGAACCTGGAACGTTGGGAATGTATGCCGTGAAAAATCAGGAAAACATTGGAATACCAGATATTATTCGAACCAACAAAGTCTTTTTCTTTCTAAAAGTAAATGGTTTAGAAATAAAAATCGAGCGCCCTATTGTGTACAAATACAACCACCCTGCCAAAGGCGAAATGTATGAGTATTTGGATATTATTCCTGAAGCTTCGACAAATTTTGTTGAGAAAGTTGTTCTTTTTAATTCTAATAATGCCAAAGAAATTGCTGTTGTAGTCAATGCAGGAAAAGACCATTTGAAAGGAGAGCTGCAATTGGAACTTCCAGAAGGATGGAAAGTAACTCCAGCCAAATTTGACGTTAACCTAGTAAAGAAAGGCACAGACAAAACCTATACTTTTTCGGTAACTCCTCCAGCAAAAGCGACAGAAGTGTATGCGAAAAGTAGTTTGACCATCAATGGCAAAAAATACAATTCGGAACAAATAAATATCGAATACCCACATATTGCAAAACAACAAATTCTACAAGAAGCTGAGTCTAAGTTTATCAAACTAGACATCAATATCGGATCACAAAAAATAGGTTACATCATGGGCGCAGGTGATGCTGTACCCGCAAGCCTAATCCAAATGGGCTATGATTTATCCTTTTTAAATCCGGACGAAATCACAACGGAAAGCATTCGTCCTTTTGATGTGATTATTACAGGTATCAGAGCCTACAATACCATTCAACCTTTGGTTAATAAACAAGCCATTTTGTTTGACTTTGTAAAATCCGGAAAAACGATGATTGTGCAGTACAACACACCAAGTTTATTGGCTGGCGTTCAATTGGCACCTTATCCATTAACGCTTTCGACCAATAGAGTAACTGAAGAGAATGCTGATGTAAAGTTCTTAGCACCCAATCATCCCGTATTGAATTACCCTAACAAGATTACCAAAGAAGATTTTAAAGGCTGGACACAAGAACAAGGATTGTATTATCCGAGTAGTCATGCGCCTGAGTTTACCCCTATTTTGTCTGCACATGATACGGGAGAAGCTGCGGTAGATGGTGCGTTGCTCGTTGCGCCTTATGGCAAAGGGTATTACGTATACACGGGCTTAAGCTTTTTTAGAGAATTGCCCGAAGGTGTAGCGGGAGCTTACCGATTGATGGCAAACCTGATTTCGCTACAAAATCAAACTGCCGAACCAAACTTAAAAACAACGCTTAAAAAATAG